In Prionailurus viverrinus isolate Anna chromosome D1, UM_Priviv_1.0, whole genome shotgun sequence, the DNA window gtgaaaatgatttttcaattccttttaaCGTTACTAGTAAACAATTCAGCAGTAGATATGAGGCACAAACTCTTAGTAAAATATGACACAGGAAGAGCAATAATGTAATTCTCACTTAACTTGTCACAATTTGTTATGAATATACAAAGACAAGTTTCTAAAGTGTTATATTTACTAAGATTCTGGCAATAGCTTTATGTAACAAGACACAGCATACCAGGCCTGCCACTCAACTTGTTTATGGTAAGACTCAGCTTCAGTatgaagctgttaaaaaaaagaaaaaattagaagtctgcttttttgttttacatgCTAAGTATCTTGGCAAGTATGCCATTAACCACAGTATGGAATTTAAGAGCAGGAATAAGGGGTTAATAAAAGCTAAACACGGCAGCCTAAACAAaattcatacaaaaataaaataactatcatGGGTCACATAAAATTTTCCTGACTGGTTAAAACTAACAGTGTAAAACATGCGTTTTAGAATCTTTAGCTATCAAGTTCAAAAAGTACCAGTGGCTATTTGAAATGATTCCTCTCCAGAGCCAAAGTGTAGTCAAAGTTAATTCAAATGTTATAACACATTCTAATGCTAAAAAACATTCAGTATTATTGAAGTGGAGGTAAATCCCAGAACTTTTGGGGCTTTGTTGTGCTGCAAAAGGCTGTTACTCTGGTTCACTTAAAGCAGCAAATGACAAGAGTCTAAGGATGTCTAAGGGCAAGACTGCTGTACCAGCTCTGACCTCCCCATGAAGCATGGCTACTGTGTCCACAAAAACAGGATATGTGAGGATAAAAGGCACGCTATTCTTCTAGCTAAAGAGATAGCAAACCACCCCCCCGCCAAACCTAAAAGCTCCTTCCCCaggtaaataaaagtatataaggggaaaaattaaaatacacttatCTACTGAATAAGAATTTTGAAATATCAGTGTAATCCCTATTTCCAAAATGTTAACTAGAGTCATCTGGTCATTTCTAATTACATCTTAAATGATATATCCAGATTTGATTTCTGTTGATGTATCATTAGACACTTCGAgtcaaaaatagtaattttatccCCAAATCTTAACCACTAGCACAACTGCAATGTATTATCTCCCAGAGTTGTTAAGCACtggaagagaaaaaactgatgttCAAGCAGCAGGCAGCAATTATGGCCCTTTCACACGGAGGCATCCGAGTGGCTACTGAATAGTCCAGTAATAattctaaaaacaagaaaattcatGCATGTTAGTAATTATGTCATAATTTTCGCCGTTGAAATTTCCTTAGACATTGCACTTTCTTTATAAAGGAATCctgatttttcttaatattatgaCAAGTCGGGACTTGAACTAGcagccttctttttcttctttttactgtgtttctcatgcttctttttcttttttgttttttcttttcctcgttcttcactgcttttcttcttttttgctcaTACTTCTTCAACATAATCTGATTCTGATAAGGACTCAGACGATAAAGGTTTATCTTCAGGACGCATCTTTCTTTTTTGCTGAGTCCTTTAATGCCCTTGTCTTTCTCAGTTGCCtcctttgacttctttttctttttttaaactatccTTACTGTCCCATTCAGTTTCTGACATGGAGCTTTCAGAAGATTTATGCGAAcgattcttctttctcttttttctttttccttgttttttatccTCATCTTCAGAATCCAAAGAACTGCTGGAAGAAGCAGAGCTTGATGAAGAAGATGAATACctaccagatttcttttttttttttctttctctgttttttttggATGAGCTCTCACTTCCACTTACTAATTTCTCCCTGtgtttttccagttctttcttccaattctcattttctcttcaaattcaGCCAATGCCTTggagcctttctttttcttctctggttgTTCTTTCACTTCTTCCCAGGTAGGCCTTGGTCGATTCAGATAATTTTGGATCATTGGGCCTGAAGACTGGATTGGACCCCTGGATCTGGCCATTGCTATTGGGTTCATAGAGGCCACTCGATTTTCCTGCTGCCCCATGGTGCGGGACTAAGCACACAGTCAGGCACAGAGGAAGATCAAGCCAGAGAGGTGGCCGAGGTGGGCCCACCGCAGGTCCTTCGGCCTACTCAGCAGTTAATTCTTGCACGTCAATTATTGTGGACACTAGCCAGCTTCCACAGGAGGTGGGTGGATTAATAGTGCCGGCCTAGGGCCAGTCCCCAGCCCCACTGACCCCATTTTCTCCCCCAGACTCAGGTCTGATAAAACCTTGCAGCCTGAGTTGCCGAGTCCTTTAAAACAATCTGATCCACTTGCAGCCCCCTGTCCTTGTGATACAGAAGAGAATGAGACCCAGAGAATCAGGATAGAACCAACTGCAGGGCAAGGGCTGGAGTGCAAGCTTCCAAGCTCCCAGCCAGCTGTAGAGAGCACAGAACTCTCCAGTCCCCAACTTATAGATCCAGCAACTCCTCCAAACTCATCAGCCTCAGGCATTGCTCATCTCCAGCTGCACAATCAGATGTTCAGATGCCCAGaaccccaggccccagccctcctctctccactcccctgccccccacatctACCCATACAGGTGCCCCATCTATGGCATCATCAGAGTCTGGTCTCATGTAgacccctcccacctctctcacCCTAGCCAAGGACACAAGCCTTCCTTTTATCATGGTGGTACCACttttggggaaagggaagagtagAGGAGCAAATTTGGGCACGAGAAAATACCAAGCTTTGTTTTGTCACAGTGCCTGTGTGCGACCCAGGGAGAAGTAGTTACAGAGACGAAAGCCTAGAGGAAGGGTCTAGGTTGGATGCAGATGTGGGAGCCATCAACCTATGGATGGCAATAGAAGTTTAAGGAAGATGGAGCCTCAATACCCTGGGGAAGGCCATAGGTCTGGGCCCATGgaacagggagggggtgggattgCTGGGGGAGCAGCCAAGCCCTAAAGGGTCTGCAAAGAAATGGACTCCCAGGAGACCCCAGCTCATGCcctgctttccctctccctcagagTGATCCTTACTTGAATCCTGTGACAAGCAGGGAGGGTTCAGCCCTCTGAAGACCTTGGCAGATAAGGCACCATTGGACCCTTCAGACCTCTCTTCTGGCTTTATAGGACCAGACTGCCTTCTCCTGATTGGGGAAGAATGACCAGAGATCTAGGAATGTCTTAAGGTGGGAGCTCTTTCAGATTGGACTTGTCCCTGCCCgcaccctccacccctgccctggggGCTGATCATTAACTGGGCTTTGTGGCCCCTCCACCAGGAGAGTAAGGCCCTGGGCCCTGATGGCTTCAGAAGTAACCAGCCACTGGGAGgtgatttgggggtggggttaTGACCTGTGGGGAGTCCCTGCCCTTGTTGAGCCTCAAGTCTGGTTCTGAATCTGAGATCTGggtgctggggcggggggtgaaGCAGCCACCTAGGAGCAGATCCTGAGAGAGTTATCTGCCTGGACCGGAAGCTTAATATCAGCAAGGTGAGCTATCCGCATCCTTGTAGAACCCAATCTGTAGGCTGCCCTGTGACCAGACAAAGATAACAGGAAGGTGTTTGGCCTACAAAGGGAGAGGCCCTGGGCTGCAGGGAGTGGGGGTAGGAGAAACTGGAGCTTTACCTGAGTGCCAGCCCATCAGCTGTGGAAACTCTGGTTCCCAGGCAGCAAGGTGAGGCTAGGATTCAGATCTGAGTCCCATTCCAAACCAGATCCTTtcacaaagaatgaaagagaagctTTGTGAGAGGCACTCAGGGCATCAGCCTAAGGCTTGCAAATCCAATGTTTCTCCTCTGGCCTCAATTCCTGCCCTTGCTGTCTTAACTTCTATTTCAGCCATCTAGAAATTTTTGCTTGTGCTTTGGTCCCACCAAGTTTTTGTACTTGCTGAACCATAACCATGGAATACTGGTCCGCCCTCCGTTTTCTGCTTGGCAAACATTACTCCTCTGGAAGCCTCCTCTAACCTCCCTGGGCTTCCATAGGCTACTTGTGAGGGCTTGTGTTGTCAGGGACAGCAGATGATAAACACAGTAGGTAGGTGTTTGTACAAAGGGACTGGAGCGATGTGATAAGAAAGTGCCTGGATGACTTCTTTTGGTTGAGTGGTCAGAAGTCCTGTTAGTGGGGAATTGTAGGTTGAAATCTGAGAGGCTATTAGGAGCCAGCCCACAGAGGACAAAGGAACGTTCCAGGAACACAGAAAGAGAATTGCCTGAGGAAGGCCCAAAGCGAAAAGTGTGAATGGTATGGAAGGGGAATAGTTTGACAGAGTGAGCTCTAAGTTGGGGCGGATGGCAGGGCTTTCTATGCCATTGAAGCTTAGTTTTTCCAACAGATACCATGGAAAAGCCTTAAAGCTCTGGTAAGGGGCTGTCATGTAGTAagatattttttgtgtttgttttactttttttcctttttttttaaatctttatttatgggagagagagagacagattgcaacctggggaggggcagagagaggagaagcaagctctaggctctgagctgtcagcacagaccctgacggtgtgacttgaacccatgaactgtgggatcaagacctgagccaagtcagacgcttaactgcctgagccacccaagcacccgaATGCATATGCTTCTTGACCCAGCAATCCCTTTTCTGAAATTCAAGTATAGCATTCTACCATGCATAAGATGATTCAGTGTAGCATTATTTGTCCTTTTAAGAAAGGGAAGCAATGCCATTGCTCTTCATTGGCATTCCCTACCCACTACCACCACCAATAGCTCCACCCTAGTCCACatctagaaagggaaggaaggggcaagAAACTTTTATTTCCCACCAGGAGCCTGATGACTCATCTGCCAGTCTCTGCCCACCTCTTCCACCAATGCCCTCATCATGCCCTGTGATGTAGGAGTGATGAACTTGGGGGAGGGAACTTGAGGGGGAAGCCTGGTGTAGAAGTAAGAACCTCAGACCTAGGGGTCAGCTTCCACCCCTACTTACTGGTGAACTTCAAGCCAGTCCCAGTCCCTCTTTGGGCCTCTCAATAGGAATGATAAAGCAATGAGGCATGTTGCCCCCCAAACGACTCATCTCCAAATTATTATCGAGACACAAGATATACCTGGATCTGTCTATTAAAATAGGCTGTCAGAGGAACCCCATATGACCCATCCTGGATCAAGAAGCATAATTACTAGGGCATTGGGAGGCCCCTTTATCTGAGATtgctgagctgggctgaggcTGGGTCACCTAGGCTGGGTGCAGTCAAGGAAGATGTCCAGATGTCAGCAGTGGGAGGGACTCAGCTGAGGAGCCAGAGGTGCAGCATAGGGACCAGGCTGAGCAGGAGAAGCCCAATCTCATGGGACATGGCCCCCGCACTCATGGCCAAGGCATAGAACCTGGCCACCTCCTCGTTGGGGTTGCCCTGGGCCGGGTCGAACCACATCTGGATGCAGCGGCCGCTCCCTCGGTTGTAGTTGCTGAGCTTGTAGGAGTGGCTCCAGATGCCCTCACACAGGGCTGCGGGCGTGGGAAAGTAGGTCTCAAATGTGCAGCAGGCGGCTCCGGCCGGACACTTGTTCGATCCTGCATGGGGAGAGAGGGTGGACACAGACATTCAGCCCCTGGGCCCAGAGCCCATTTCTGGCCACCCCCCTGGAGATCCGCACCCAACCCCAGATCCTCGGACCCCGCCTCCATCTCCGCACCCCCAGGCCCTCACCTGAGCTCCAGTCCCAGCCCTTGTGCCAGTTGTTCTTGCAGGTGTAGGAGGTGCGGCAGTCCTCCCACCATTGCTGACAGTCCTCCTTGCACAGGGGCACGTCCAGGAAGCGTTCCTTGCGCCAGCTCTGGttcacctgggggaggggggcgggagggctCCTCTCAGCCAGGGGTGCTGGCAGCCACCGCCTTGACCACCTTGACCGAGCAGGATGGCAGCCCGctgggctggggtgagggagaggccCGTACCTCCTGGATCCAGGGCCCCAGATTGGGTGAGCACTCGTACAGACAGTTGTCCTGAATGAAGTGGCGCTTGCAGGCAGGCTCTATCTTGCCGCAGTGGTCCAGGTTAAAGTTATACAAGAGGGAGGGGTCCTTGTGCAGCTCCTGGCTGGTGTTGTGTGAGCAGCAGGCGTTCTTCCTCCAGGGAGTGCACTGGGTGGAGAAGACACTGGAACACATGCCTCCCCCACCACAGCTGTCTCCTCCATATTCTGGCTCCTTGGCCCCAGGTAGGGCATCCAGAGGAATACTTGCTGGGGAGGGTGCCTCTATGCCTGGCCCTTGGGGTAGTTATAACAGAACTTTTAACAGAGAGTAAAACAGAGGATGTGGGAGGTATGGGAACCACTGTCTGGGGGAGCAATTATTTTTACAGCTCTAAACAGTTTACAAAGTTATTTCACATGATTCAGGTTATTTATATTACTCATTCCACATCCAGCCCATATTAACTGAATGCTTACCTTCAATCAGGCGTTGTGCTAGGTGCTGagaatatagcagtgaacaaaacagatcaaaTCTCTACCTTTATGGAGCTTATAGTTTTAGTCCCGGGCAGAGGGAAGATACAGATCATTGTAGGCACAGAAAACAAcaagtgcaaagtccctgaggctTTGGCACTTTATGCCTTCAACGGTCTAGTGAAAACATCATTACTTCAACTTTGACAGAGTTTACCCTGGGAAATGGTAGGATCAAGATTTTAACTCAGGACAGGGGTGGGGTTGAAAAGCCTGGCTCCAAGCTGTGGTAAGGGTGGAGATGACGGGGGATGATCTGCTGTCATCTGGTCTGGAATCCCAGTCTAGTGGACTTCAGATAGGTCCAGAAAGCAGTGGGGAACAGAGGGGCAATGTCTTGCACATGAACCCCAGTGTGGACCTGACTCAACGCGGGAGGCAATCCCAGAGAGGTAAATTCAAGACAGCTAAGATAGAGGAAGTGGTGAAGGTGTCTGAAGAAATCGTTCTAAGCTGGTCCTCCAGAGCTGAGTGATTATGAGCCGATTGCTTAAAATCTCTGAGATGACCTCTAGCACCCAGGGCCAAGTGACAGGGGAGATGTGACAGGTCTGGGCACTCAGGAGAAACTCAGGAAAACCCATGAGGGTAGAACCAAACCTACCCTTCTCCAGCAACCCAGCCCACCCCCAGCACGGCTGACACAGAACATGCTTCCAGGCCTCCCTAACTTCATGCACACTCCTCCTCTGATGCCCCAACTCATGGGTTGCCCTGCAAGAACCCATGCACCTCATCCCTGACCTGCCCACCACAGTCAGTGGTTTCTGCCTCCACAAGATTAATTATATAATGAAAATCACTTGCTGGCCTACAGCAGGGGCTCAACATAGATAAGCACTCTCAGTGCAGCCCCTGTCTCTCAGAATTACAGAATCATCTGTCTCCCACAAAAGTCTGTGTGCCATTTCTTGGAGAAGAAGAAGTGCTCCAGAGGGTTCTTCAAAGCACCCTCTAGAACTTAAAAGGTTCTGAAAATGAAGTGGtggatacagacttccagttttGGAAGATAAAAAGCTCTGGAGATGGGTGGCGGTGATGGTCCCAAGACAATGTGCATGGATTTAATACCCCTGAACTGGATACTTAGACATGcttaaaatggcatattttatgTTACTCATATTTTagcgcatgcacacatgcacaaagCAAATGATACATCGGAAATGACTCAGAAGtcatggggctctgggcttccCGCCCTTCACTTCCAGCCCCTGGGTCAGTCTATGCCTTCTTTCCCTGGAAACATCCCCGGCCCTCTAGCAACGTGAGATTTTGTGGGGAACAGAGGAGGAGACCAGGAAGAGTGAAATACTGACATCTCTCACGATCCTGGAGTTCAACCTCAGGCTCGGGTTCCCTGAGTGGCTTCAGGGGCTTTACCTATAAAAGGAGGGCCCTCACCTCCCCTTCTCTGTGGGCAGCAGCATCCTTGGCTCTTGCCTCACTACACTTGCCACGGCTTGTGCTGTAACCCTGCCACCCGTGTACATGCTGTTCTCTGCTAGGctgccctttcctgctttgtcttcctgGAAATCTCTTACTCATCCTCCAAGGCCAAGGCTGATGGCACCTTTCCTGGGAAGTGTTCCCAGCGTTATCTGATTTGTCACTGTCTCTTCAGGACTTAATAGGGGTGGAGGACCTGGACTGTTCATATGTGTTTGCCGCATTGTGACCTTAAGGGACCTGTCTCCCCTGTACCTCGTCTTTGAGCTGCGTAGGCTGGCACATAGTTAATGCTGGGAAGGGCACTGCCCGACTCTGTCCTAAGCCCTGCTAAAGACTAGCCTCTCAATTCCCACATGTACctgtgccctctctgggcctcatttcccATTTCCTTATCTGAATGAGTAGAGACCATCCACCTACCAATTAGGCCCTTTGGGCATATTCACTGACAAGGTGTGAGGAAAGCACTTGGCCCATAGTGGGTGCCAGAAAATGGTCCCCTCACTACAGTAAATCTGGTGGCCTCCTGGGGATCGCCTCAGCTACCCTCTTGACTCCATTGCTCCCCAAAACTGATCTTCCCATTTCCCAACTTCTTCCATTCTCCCCAACCCTTGACCCCACTCCATCCTCACCTGGTCATGCAGCTTGTCCTCAGGGCCCGGCTTTGTCTTGTGCTGCTTGGCATCCATGCAGACACTGAGCAGGTCTCTCCTGGCCCCTGGAGTCCTGGACTGGGCACCCCACGCAGTAGCCACCGAAACCAGAAGCAGCAACTGTGTCATCTGCCAGGCCATGTTCATCCATTCCTGCCAGAAAGCCACAGTCAGAGGTGGACACAGcctgagagagaggcagcagcCATGAGACTCTCCACCGAGTTTCTTGTCTGCCTGCCAAGCCCAGATCTCTGCCCTCCTCACCCAGCTTATCCCCTAGGGCACCTGAGTCAAACAACAAGGCAGATGTAGAGGTCTAGGCCAGAAGGCAAGACCCAAGGGCATTCTTCCAAGGGCCCTCCAATGCTAGCTTGCTCTACCTTGGTGGCAGCCACCACCCTTCTCTGGATATATCCTTCTGTATTTCACTGGTGGTGTTTCATCCACAGTCTGAGAGTCCTGCCAGCTCGGCAAGTCTTCTCAGATCTGTACAACGGGAACCACAGGAAGTGGTCTGCTGATGAGGGTGGGGAGTGAGAGGAAGAAGTACCTGTCAGcttcagcccatcccccaccagtCCAAGGTAGCCTAGTTTCAGGCCCCCGGAGACTGCCAGTGGGCAGACAGGGATGCTGACCTAGGGCCAGCTGAAGGCCACTGAGCCATTCAGTTACCGCTTATGGTCCTGGACCCGGTGACACGGGAGTTGGGAGATGCTAGGGGTGCAATGTGGAGAGCCAAAGAGGGTGCAGGCCCGGAGAGTCAGAGCCCGGTTTCTCACACCTCAGcaacccctccccaccacacaagGGTCTTGGGAAGTTACCCTGGTGGAGCCAGGCGTAGAACCAGGGGAAGGCCAAGAGTAAGGCACTTGAAGGAGGGAACGGAGCCAGAGCAGTGGGTGGTGGGAGTTACCAGAGGAAAATTCAGCAGACACACGAGACCCCAGGAGAACTGGGAAAGCCTTCacctttcctcccctctccctccccactttccCTCAAAGCCTGAACTTgcctctgccctcagcccacctgGGAGGTACagtgtctccctcctcctctccactcccTCTTATAAACCTACCTGGACTGCTTCTCCAGTGTCTCAGGCGGGGTGGTCAGGCTCTGTCTAGGAAACAGCTCAACTGTTTTTCAGTGAGAGGCcaggtaaataaattatggtccACCCAATGGGATCTAACCTGGTATAAAAGATTGAGAAATCTTGGTGTACAAATATGGGAAAACCTCCAAgtatattgttaagtgaaagaaggagGGTGCAGAAAGGTGTTGGTAGAATGCAATCTTTTGTGTAaacaaggaagagggagaatgtaTGTGCTTGAGtaagaaaattctggaaatgtagaagaaaaatttttaaatagttgcttGGTGGGATGACACAGGATTAGGAATGagactttcttctatttttttaaaaatttttaaagtttattaattttttagtaatctctacccaACAGGGGGTCAAactcccaaccccaagatcaagagtcgcatgctcttctgaccaagccagccaggtgcactgAGACTTTCTTCTATAAATCTTTCTATGCTGTTTTGATTCTTTGAACCATATGAGTATATACCTtatttaaatataacatatatgtttgtatgtatatgaatataaatatataaaatattgaatggaaagataaaatacagaatgatGCATCTGATTTGATACCATTATGTACATTTCAGTAAGAAGGATATTTATAGAATAATGCTATGTATTAGTTATGGATACTATAGATATGTTTGCAGAAATGTGAACATGAGGCTACCATTAGTCCTAGGTCCTTGGGTATACTACCATAGAAATTCTGTGCGTTTATGCCATGTGCAGTTGaccccttgaacaacatggatttgaactgcacaggtctaCTTAGACACAgattttctttggataaacagtacagtactataaatgcattttcttaatgacattttttctctagcttactttattgtatgAATATGGCATacaatacacataacatacaaagtatgtgttaattgtttatgttactggtaaggcttccagtcaacagtaggctattactAGTTAGGttctgggggagtcaaaagtcacatgcagatttcttttttctttctttctttctttctttctttctttcttctttcttctttcttctttcttttttttaattttaatgtttatttttgaaagagagcatgagcggggaagggagagaaagagagggagacacagaatctgaagcaggctccaggctccgagctgtcagcacagagcctgatgcggggctcgaactcactgaccgtgagatcatgacctgagccgaagtcggaagctcaaggactgagagccacccaggcgcccctggagcacgtgactcttgatcctggtgttgtaagttcaagccccacgctgggtgtagagattactcaaaaataaaatctttaaaaaacaaaaagtaaaggaagaaaagttcattttttcaAGTCAGAGATGCTTGTCCCTTAGTCTATTTCTCAAACATTATTTCAGATAGTAAAATTGCTGCTAGCAAGAAGATAGATGGTATtgcccctgtttttttcttttttttttaataacgtATATTGATGTTTTCCCATTATGATTTTGGGAAAACCTCCAAATCTTGTCCTCACGTACCCAACTAGTGGAATACCTCTCCTGGGGCAAGGTCTGTGGTTTCAGTCTGTTCTCAGCACATGGTCCTGCCGTGGGTATGTCTGGGATGACAAGGTCAGAGTCTGGTTATGAGATGCTCACCTTGCCCCATGTGCCCACTCCGGGCGCCATCACTGCTGAGTACCAGACCATGGTCAGCAGCACTATTGAACCAGCCTGCAAACCAGCCTGCGATCTTCACTGTGCTGCTGGTCTTGGTACCTTCATTCCCTAAACTGGGACATGtatctgttttccttctcttaggAGAGGTTTGAAGGTGTAAATGAAACTAAACATGTGTTACATAATCACATCAGTCATCATACATTGAGAACTACTCTACCCCAGTTAGAATAATGGATGCTTTACTTACCTTGTTGTGCCTGTAACTCCCACAACCCACTGCAATATTAACTCTATTACTCCCaacatacagatgaggaaactcaggccTTGGGAGTTAGGTGACTTCCCAGACAGCTAAAGAGTAGAAGAGTCAGGATAACCCAAGCTGATTTAGCTACAAAGCCCATGCTTTTTTCACTGTAATGCTATCTCCAGATACATGGTCTCATTTTGTTGCCTTGTCTCTAGGAAATTTAGCTGAGAAACCACAttctatgtttacttttgagaacaGCCTTCAGAGCTTCTCTCCCTAGAAACCTCTTTGTAcaatattttttccagttctaCAAAGTTTTGTCaatgtaaataaaagaaatataatattttagaaagaagagtATCATGTTACCCCATTCCAACTAGAGGTAAGTTTAGATTTTTCATTAGAAGTTCTTCCTAGCCATGTTATCAAGCAGGTATACAAATCACAAACGATGCAGAAAGGGAAAACGTAAGATTTCcgttgcttttttgaaaaaagctaagcaaagacataaataaatatataaaggcGGTCATGCCTGGACCAATGCTGTGGTCCAAGAAACAAAGGTTATGATTAATCTAATCCTGTGCAATGGAGGGGAAAAAGCCCTTTCCCATGAGGAGGGGTTAGAGAAGAGTACAAATTCTTTGACTGTTGACAAGTGAGGTCTGTGACCCTTCCCCTCGAACGTGGACAGGCTCTGTGACCGCTCTGACCACTAAAATGTGATAAAGCTGATGTTTTGCCAGTTTCTAGCCCCAGGCCTTAGGGATTATTaaggactgaatgtttgtgtctctccCACAGTCGTATGTTGATCCCTTACCTGCCCCCCACTATGTGATGATATTGGGAGGCAGGACCTCTGGGAAGTGATTAGGCTtagatgggattagtgcccttataagagttATTTAGAgagcttgctttttctttctgctctctaCCCTGTttgtggtattctgttacagcagcccaaaccgATCGAGGCAGGGACTAGCAGCTTCTATTTCCTATCTCTTAGATCCCTGAGCCACCGTGTGAGGAGACTGACTACCTACTGGAGGGGCCACACTGAGAAGCCCCTGGACTACATGGAAAAGAGGGGTCTAGGAAGGATGGCCTTCCAGCAACCCCTGCCCAAGGGCCAAGCACATGAGTAAAACCATCTTGGATGTTCAAGACCAGCTCAGACATAAGCTGAACACTACCAAGTGACCCTAGCCACTGCCACGTGGAGCAGAAGGGTTATCCATCTGAGTCTTGCCCAAATTCCTGACTcataaaaatcttgaaatttaATAAGATAGCTATTAAGTCACTAcatccatttgattttttaacttcGCATTTTGGAATAATCTTTGACTTAcaaaaaaattgcaaaagtagtaaagagagttcccatatactttTCATC includes these proteins:
- the LOC125177088 gene encoding folate receptor gamma-like yields the protein MNMAWQMTQLLLLVSVATAWGAQSRTPGARRDLLSVCMDAKQHKTKPGPEDKLHDQCTPWRKNACCSHNTSQELHKDPSLLYNFNLDHCGKIEPACKRHFIQDNCLYECSPNLGPWIQEVNQSWRKERFLDVPLCKEDCQQWWEDCRTSYTCKNNWHKGWDWSSGSNKCPAGAACCTFETYFPTPAALCEGIWSHSYKLSNYNRGSGRCIQMWFDPAQGNPNEEVARFYALAMSAGAMSHEIGLLLLSLVPMLHLWLLS